In Syngnathoides biaculeatus isolate LvHL_M chromosome 8, ASM1980259v1, whole genome shotgun sequence, the genomic stretch gtggaggccccagtgggatacgaacccacaacccctggtttaccaaaccagtgctctaaccactgagctacagggcctcctcacccaacaatgcaaataaaaaagtgAATATGGCAGATGTAAGCTCCCATTATATACAGGATAGTGTTATTGCAATGATTGTCAACGACATTGCCGTGAGTGCTCTTCTGGAATGCCATGGAAAATTATAAAACGTTacataattgctcaaaaaaaaagtgaattaatCTCTGTGccaaattttaatatttgtagaAGTGACATTTTTAGGAACAGAGTctgagtttttatttattttttaaagtaagATATTTTGTCCGACATTACAATGTCAGTGCTCATCactaaaattaaatataaaagtgaAGTATCGTTGAAAAGGATATCGTTGAATTATTCCACTCTAATATCACTATACCGCTTACATATAAAAGCAAGGATACTGTCGTTTAGTTGTTGAATAGTTATTTGCGAATATACAGGCGATTACTCTATttgatctcattagattgtggaTCTTTATGCATTTCTTAACAGAGGCCATAAACTGTCTAAACCGAGCTATCGAGATATACACAGATATGGTGAGtttggatttgtttgttttttttgttttaaatcaactGTTACATGATGGTTTGttctcaattttgtttttctttggccaCTTCAGGGCCGATTCACCATCGCGGCCAAACACCACATCAGCATCGCCGAAATCTATGAGACGGAAATGGTGGACATTGACAAGGTGACACGTACAAGCAAAATGATCTGGGTTATCAGAATTATCATAAATGTACCACAACTCAAAACATGAACAGgcacacatacataaaatacTCAACAAAAGTATGGAGGAAAGATTGCATAATAGattaaatataatgaaaaatattacaaatataaataaataggataaatataataaaaaatattgaatacaaAATAAAGTGAACATAGCATATTCATGATTCCGCATTTGCAAATTCACCTattccagatgttttttttccagatttttttttggggggggtcgtATCATATTTGCTGAAAACGTATTCGCAGTTTTTTGGTGATGTCCAAAATTATAGGGGTTTGATTTGGTTTCCATCTTGTGGTATCTTGATGTCAAGGAACTGTGATAAAGTGAGTTGAGGATTTTAATATAGAAAAAAGTGGTGATTTACTGCCAATTTGTGGCATCTGGAGGcaattatttaacattttaaggTATGTCAATGATGCTAAATTTCCACCGGACAAACTTTTGGGATTTCATTTGGCACGATTAGATAGATAGTCAACGCAGTTCGCGCAGGTGGATGCGAATTCGTGCAGGGTGGTGCCAATAACGCGGTCACACACAACATGGCCTCCTTCACTCAAATACTTGAATCTGGGACGAGCTGAAGTACAAAAATGTGACACCTAAAATAAATAGATAgtagaaaataacaaaatacagaaatttCTAAAtagtacacaaaataagcgattatttgatgaataatacagaaCTATAAGAAATTAATCCACAAATATTATGCAAGATATGTCAATATTACATTATCATTCAAATAAATAGAAACAATttgtcatcattaaaaaaaagatagaaaaaTACACCAAAGTGGTGAtcagaaaaatagaaatatactATAATGGCATTACTTATGCTTTTGTCGTATTCTTTTTAGCTACCTTCCTATTTTTCTGTGATTTgcatcctttatattttttgtttggaaacACTACTACTCTTGGGTGCTAAATGTGGCATTAACGATAAATCGAATGAAAACCAAGCTTTTCAATCATATGACCCACCTGTTGCTTCTTCTCGCAGGCCATCGCGCACTTTGAACAAGCAGCAGATTATTACAAAGGCGAAGAATCCACCAGGTGAATAATGTCCTTGAAATCCCCATCTGCTGTGTTACAATTGTCATTGTCGGGTTCCGTTTTGTTATagagcagttctttgcttgacTTTTCAGTTCAGCCAACAAGTGCCTTTTGAAGGTCGCCACATACGCCGCCCAGCTGGAGCAGTACCCCAAAGCTATCGAGATCTACGAGCAGGTCAGCTGATGCCCGCCGGCAGCGTGAATCTCCAATACGTACATTACTGACTCAAAAGTGCTGCATTTAACAATGGGTGATATTACTAGCAGTCAGTCCAAAACCAAGAATATGACTATCCTACAAGACTGCTTTCATGTTCATTACTGATCGttattttaatcaatatttGATTTTAGTGCGGGACAGTGTTTATAtttatacattcatccattttcttagccgcttatcctcacaagggtcacggagtgctggagcctatcccagctggcagtaccctgaaatggtcaccagccaattgcaggccacatggagacaaacagctgcattcacaatcacacttaggggcaatttagagtgtccaattaatgttgcacgttttttgagatgtgggaagaaaccggagtggccgcagaaaacccgcgcaggcaaggggagaacaatacaggccaaaaaaaaaaaaaaaaaaaacaccactgaTCAATTAGCAACACCAAGATTCTACAATATGGTGCCCGAGTAAACCTTTAACAGCGTTGTCTTGAGCACAAAACAGCATATAGACAAGTTTTTTAGCAAATATGGAGGGTATGTTcctaaataacaaaaatgtgaaaatatgtaaACTCGCTAATGCCTAACCATAAATATACAGGAGTTAATGTAATGGAAATCAAGtgttttgatgacttttgaaGGTGGGCACTCATGCCATGGACAGCACACTGCTTAAATACAGCGCCAAGGATCACTTCTTTAAGGCGGCCCTGTGTCACTTCTGTGTGGACATGCTGAACGCTAAAGTGAGTTGTCGTGGTCCTGACTTAACGCATTTCACTCCTGCGCCCATCACAGTAATAATACTCATTTCTCTCCCTGTTAGCTGGCTGTGCAGAAGTACGAAGAAATGTTCCCAGCCTTTTCGGACTCTCGAGAGTGCAAATTGGTAAAGGTAGGTTCTGTCTTCAGAGGTGGTTTGCCTGCTTGTCTTTCCAATGGCAGTCATAATCACCCATAAACCTATGACCTGTCCCAATGTACGTTTGACTGGTGCTGTATGTTTTTAAGAAAGTACAGTAAACAGCCTTTTATCACAGTGGCTATGGATAACTCCTGGGGGTGGAGTGGTGCGGATTGTTTCAGCCCCCCAGGTATCATTGTTTGAACAGAGGAACGTGCCACCTTCAAGCATCTAGAAATTggacccaaggatgagccagacatATTGGGCTCTGCGagtctttctctgatttcctggccgatttcatgatttcaaaaaggaagcagagtgttcgaggtgtggccttaaatacatcacCAGATTTGCTGTCAGTTAACCTATTAGGAGCTTCCAaacccatgacctcatcatctgggcttccccctagtactttttgtgtatgtcaaTTTTTGACCTCGAAGTAAACAATATAAAATTCGctttctcattattgtggcattcaaacaattaaataagatgtttagtctgatttgacttcagacagtgagacaaaaaaacgaaatgtgtgttttttgggcAGTGTAtgtgtaaacttctggcttcaactgtacatcATTGTATTACATTGAAGGCCTGGTAGCATGCAGCTTTAAATTTAGGTTTGCTTATATCCTGTAGAAACTCATAATAAAACAATTGCTGAAACTTCACAATATAGGGAGTGTTTACTGTGCAGTCATACTGGTCATTGTTTTAATGTCTTGCGATGACGATTATATTCTTGTTGACCAGAAACTGATAGATGCGTACGAAGAACAGAACGTGGATGCCTACACTGACTCGGTGGGTGGACTCTTTTTTTGTATTGGTATATATTTATGTCGCAACGAAAGTaagtctgtttttatttattttatttttccacaggTTAAGGAATATGACACCATCTCGCGGCTTGATCAGTGGCTCACCACCATGCTTCTGCGCATCAAGAAGACCATACAAGACGACGAGAGCGATCTGCGCTGACCTCCCTTCGGCTCTCACAATGCTGTCTCCCGTTTTTCGCCTTGACTCTCTCTTATCTTAAAGCCCTTATGTCCCCCTTTCGTAACGTCCACCGGATCTGATATCACAGTATGAATGCGATCCTCCTAAGTACATTAGTTAGTCTATCACTTTGCCAGCACGTTTAGAATACGGTAATTCCCCGCAAATCACGGAGAATCAGGCACAAGCCCTGCCGcaaatcgcaaaaaaaaaacataactgacCCCCAAACACATTTAGATTCCTGGtattaatagtttaaaccataaatataccacaaactgTGATCCCAAAACAGTTTATAAACATTTCCCTCTTTTTACAACATGATCCTTAAATATAAGTGCCTTCAGATAAATTGAACCCTGAGCATGCGTGTACAGCCATGTGACGAAGGCTCTCTTTTACAACCCAGATGTACGAATGACTTCGTCAATACTTTCTTAGACTAACTGTATTACAGGGTAAAACTAACTTTCATTCAAAATTGGTTAGAAAATCCATATTcctttgaaaaattaattgaaacAAATGCTGCAAAAATGACAGTAAGTCTCCATGGATCGGCCCAAGGACCAGTGgcatcaacaacaaaacaagattGGGCATCTGGAAAATATAAATAAgtgaaaatacattaaagttttttttttccttcaagaaTACTTTGTATGTGCCACCACGAATCAAAACATGATATTCAGGTTGTGTTTGTGTAATAAGAAAGATTCAGAATAATTCATCACTTTGCAATCTTACGGGGTCGTCACTGTAGGCAATATCATCCTATGCTGGTGACTGAAATTAATCCCCATGAGTGTTGTTTgttcgggggggaaaaaaatcatgacttTAATGATACGACAAACTCTAGTTGCAATTTAGGAGGTGGATTGGTAATTACTTTTTGTCCACCCACCCTGTACTTTTGCACCATCTTGTTGCATGTCAGGTCATCGGGAAGAGCAGAGAGTTGttttgccaacttttttttttgtttttttgcaagtaAAGGAGCATAGGTTAAAAAATAGAACAGGTGAATTCACAGATAGTCAACTGTGAGTATGCTGTTTATTGGCGATACGTGAACACCGATTGTGCGCCACCAATTGACCACCTGCCTATTTATAATTGCTAATTTCAAGAAATTACATTATGCAACCgacttgatttcaaaactacAATTTTGCGATATTTCCCTTAAAAATAAGTGGCTTATGTGTGAATTGTGTTTGAGCAAATTGCGAACTCCGGAACAATCGAGGCTAAAATTAGCTTCTCCGCAACATGTAGACCTTTTCTCAGTCGAGATGCATCAGTAGAGGCATGCTTTCCTCGGCCAACTGTACTACTTTCTTATTTCGACAGGTACTTTGGAACCATCTTGGGGTGTTAGAGCACGATTGGTTTTCTCCCAAATAATGGAGTACGAGTTTGGGAAATGTGTAGGGGATTCCTGTATCACTTTACTTTCTGGATAGACCCGTCTGATCCTCAAATGTTTTGTGACCCTCTTAACTGAACAAAGATAAGGAAAATGCTCCCATTGGTTTTGGCCTCTAGTGGTGTCATAGCACCTCTAATATTAACCATGACTTTTTCACCTCAGTTCATGAATCTCATTTTCCCCCTCAAGAGCTATTTGTGCTTTTGTTCCACAAGTCACAGACATTTTCTATCCTTTTGGACGATAGCGGCAGAGTGGCGGCTTTCCACTgtttcagaacattttttttttgcgcttgtTTTATTTGTGACTGGTTTGTGTGAACATCTCTTTCCTAAACGCCACTGATCATacaaattgccccccccccaccccaaaaatcgtgtagtcaagtaaaaaaaaaaaaatcctttacaaTACAGCCAGTGTTTTAAGTCACCTTTTAACAGTTCCCACTGTCATATTAGTGCAGTTAACCATTGTATAATAAACTACAAGTAAAGCTAAAGTAAATCCACTCACCCTTGTATACCCCTGACAGACGTGTCATGGCGAGGGAACTTTTTGTAAAGCAATACTGACACGTAAAGGCCTTTTATAGGTACTGACTGATGAACTTAAGCACTGTGTCGTGTTTCTCAAATTGTATcttaaaacaaaatgacataTATAGTTCTTCAGGTTTTGTTAAGGGTTGCCTTACATCCTTGTAAACGTCACCAATCTTCCTATTCGATGGACATAATATGGATGGAAGCGCAAACTGACTAGCTTCGAGTTCAGCACTTTGAAATACGTAGAAATGATGGGataaaagaaattcaaaatatatatatcttgttATGCCAGtgattcttgttttgttttgttttgttttccgaaGTAGCACCTCAATAAAATACTTGGATCTCCCAGTGGTGGCATGATGGCGCAGCTGgaaatcacagttctgaggtcacgggttcaatcccggccccgcctgcgtggagtttgcatgttcttcccgtggctgcgtgggttttctccgggcaccccccccccccacacacacacacacattccaagaacatgcaacataaattggacactttgaactgcccctaggtgcgattgcgacttgtctgtctccatgtgccctgcgattggctggcaaccagttcagggtgtaccccgcctcctgcccgttaacagctgggataggctccagcactccccgcgaccgttgtgaggataagcggaaaaaaaatggatggatgcatctcCCAGAGTACCAATATCACTACTATCATGTAAATACACTAGCAGAGTAGGCCCAATTGTTCATCAAAAATTATGCTGATTttagtcttaattttttttttaagtattcaaCGCAACTACTGAATATTAAAGTAACTTTTTACTTcaataaatgtgtttaaaacgttaatgaaatatattgaaatctcctccacttggagcaggatctgttccccaacccggagagggcactccaccctttGACGACAGTGGACCATGGACTTATCGCAGCCACTTAACACTCTGCTGCAAACCGATCCGGGGAGAGTGACGGTCACTGCTTGATGAAGTCAtcagaaccacattatctgcacaaaaaaaaaaaaaaaaagaatcacaatGCGGAATCCACCAAACTGGACTCCCTTAacactttttatatatatatatatatatatatatgtatatatatatatatatatatatatatatatatataaacacttgTAGACCatacataaaacaaatgaaaaacagcagGCTTGAGCATGTCTTCGTGTGCTCCGTTCGGtattcttcctcctccgccgcgTATACTAGTCCCTTGGACACACATCAGTAGCAGCCCCCCGTGTTTTCGTACACGTTTTCAGCAAACGCACCGGGTGAAGTCACGTGATCCTCGGCGTCCTGCGGCAACCACCTTCCAGTAAGTTTGCGTGATATTTTTCTTAGCACGCtaccaatgcatatttaaagaaatgtttGTCGCCTCAATTTAGCGTGCAATTGCGAGCATGTTGCGCTTCTGCACCTACTCAACCCAGCGCCTCTAATTAGGAAGTCCCTGGTTAATTGCAAGGTGGTGAACACACG encodes the following:
- the napab gene encoding N-ethylmaleimide-sensitive factor attachment protein, alpha b, producing the protein MDNSGKEKEAMALMAEAEKKLKSSQSFFGALFGGSSKQEEACDLYVRAANMFKMAKNWCAAGNAFSQAACLHLQMQSKHDAATNFIDAGNSFKKADPQEAINCLNRAIEIYTDMGRFTIAAKHHISIAEIYETEMVDIDKAIAHFEQAADYYKGEESTSSANKCLLKVATYAAQLEQYPKAIEIYEQVGTHAMDSTLLKYSAKDHFFKAALCHFCVDMLNAKLAVQKYEEMFPAFSDSRECKLVKKLIDAYEEQNVDAYTDSVKEYDTISRLDQWLTTMLLRIKKTIQDDESDLR